In the genome of Gemmatimonas sp., one region contains:
- a CDS encoding tetratricopeptide repeat protein — protein MTAAPDASPPTPRAALDAARVVFGNSAAAPALWSAAQHVLQQVIARPSLTGQALVAEVRQQGAITLSDAHALVALATWADRSAVAATNESERLIAREAWMALDHAVANAAAPRVAAPVSPFAPPVPGASAPPSPWGAAAAAGNAGPAGAAGGNATAANAPAPDPAYEVVAATAPHRRRFLLALSALVVIVVGAAGWVWWYSGRAGREFQAGAEAYRAGSREAARVAFAKAAQLDPNDARPLIYLGRISREEGDLARARRFLTTAVRVAPGSSLAARELAALMLADGQPEIARRFYVRALEIDPADRTAQGFLGCALYRLQRYDEARRWVERAGPGEWQPCVPPLPPPAPGPSGAPGYPPPPPA, from the coding sequence ATGACTGCCGCACCCGACGCCTCTCCTCCCACCCCTCGCGCCGCGCTCGATGCGGCGCGTGTCGTCTTCGGCAATTCCGCGGCGGCGCCGGCGCTGTGGAGCGCGGCGCAGCACGTGCTGCAGCAGGTCATCGCCCGCCCGTCGCTCACCGGGCAGGCACTGGTGGCCGAGGTGCGCCAGCAGGGGGCCATCACCCTCAGTGATGCGCACGCCCTCGTGGCGCTGGCCACGTGGGCGGACCGCTCGGCGGTGGCCGCGACGAACGAGTCCGAGCGACTCATTGCGCGCGAAGCCTGGATGGCGCTCGATCACGCCGTGGCCAACGCCGCGGCACCCAGAGTGGCCGCGCCCGTGTCGCCGTTTGCACCGCCGGTGCCCGGGGCCTCCGCGCCGCCGTCGCCGTGGGGCGCTGCCGCCGCCGCCGGGAACGCTGGCCCCGCTGGGGCTGCTGGGGGGAACGCCACCGCTGCCAACGCGCCAGCGCCCGATCCCGCCTACGAGGTGGTGGCGGCCACGGCGCCCCACCGGAGGCGCTTTCTGCTGGCACTCAGCGCGCTGGTGGTGATCGTGGTGGGGGCAGCGGGTTGGGTGTGGTGGTACAGCGGTCGCGCCGGGCGTGAATTCCAGGCGGGCGCCGAGGCGTATCGGGCCGGCTCGCGTGAGGCCGCGCGGGTGGCGTTCGCCAAGGCGGCGCAGCTCGATCCCAATGACGCCCGCCCGCTGATCTACCTGGGGCGTATTTCGCGCGAAGAGGGTGACCTGGCCCGGGCGCGGCGTTTTCTCACCACTGCCGTGCGCGTGGCGCCTGGCAGCAGCCTCGCTGCCCGTGAGCTGGCGGCACTCATGCTGGCTGATGGACAGCCGGAAATCGCGCGCCGCTTCTACGTGCGCGCACTCGAAATCGACCCGGCCGATCGCACGGCACAGGGATTCCTTGGCTGCGCCCTGTACCGGCTGCAGCGTTACGACGAAGCCCGGCGATGGGTCGAGCGCGCCGGTCCGGGGGAGTGGCAGCCGTGTGTGCCGCCGCTGCCACCCCCGGCACCCGGGCCCTCCGGCGCGCCCGGCTATCCGCCACCTCCCCCGGCATGA
- a CDS encoding pitrilysin family protein — translation MTDTLRRPSDAIALHHDTHREVLPNGLTLLVRRDASAPVVAIVTYVKAGYFDETDDIVGIAHVLEHMFFKGTPTRGVGQIARETKANGGYLNAHTIYDHTSYYTVLPSASFVAGLEIQFDAYARSVIDADELARELEVIIQEAKRKRDTPQAVAIETLYALLHDRHRIRRWRIGEEAPLRALTRDQLMGFYRAWYRPDNTVLCVVGDVHVDDVRREVLARHGTLAPGTPARDRGPREAGLPGVRRQEWSGDVTQQQLALGWRAPALDHPDTPALDLAGIALGTGRASRLYRAVREQQLASSVSAWHYTAGDVGVFVTHSEGAASTARDAMRATWREVQAARHEGFRRSEILRAQRILEARWLRRLESMDGQAQYLAGWEADGGLEVASQYYDALLSLDAAAVQAAAQRHLDAAQVSLVSYRPDGSEPLVLSDEALQALLHEEAGLGSAVMPSSGVATPSASPRVVAAPAVHVALTAERQGDVHVYRTTQGVPVLVLPRAGAPLVHVGVFQRGGATLNDEAHEGLARLALQASLKGTRVRSGAQLAEAAEELGSSIGVSASLESLGWSMSVPARHLPAATELLGDVVLHPTFAADSIDTERTLALAEVARLRDDMQRWPTRLATLAAFDGHAYARSVLGNDHSLAALTGEMVRDFHARHVQRGASVVAVVGDVQPDDVAQLVQRHLRPLHDAPVAALPMHVWPAAHVVRADTRARQQTALALFFPGASRGDVARFAARVLAAIASGLGGRFFEQLRDKQSLAYTVQAFPLERVAGGAFGAYIATSPAREEEARAGLLAEFAKFVEQPPTADELARARRYLIGTHAIAQQSGGAVLSELVDAWMFGEGLHERHEVTAQLAAVTAHDVQALAARYFDPSRLAEGIVRGG, via the coding sequence ATGACCGACACGCTGCGGCGTCCCAGCGACGCCATTGCCCTGCATCACGACACCCATCGGGAAGTGCTCCCCAACGGCCTCACGCTGCTGGTGCGCCGTGATGCGTCGGCCCCCGTGGTGGCCATCGTGACGTATGTGAAGGCCGGCTACTTCGACGAAACCGACGACATCGTCGGTATTGCGCATGTGCTGGAGCACATGTTCTTCAAGGGCACGCCCACGCGCGGCGTGGGACAGATTGCGCGCGAGACCAAGGCCAACGGCGGCTATCTCAACGCGCACACGATCTACGATCACACCAGTTACTACACGGTGCTCCCCTCGGCCAGCTTCGTGGCGGGGTTGGAGATCCAGTTCGATGCCTACGCGCGCAGCGTCATCGATGCCGACGAACTGGCGCGGGAGCTCGAGGTCATCATCCAGGAGGCCAAGCGCAAGCGCGACACGCCGCAGGCGGTGGCCATCGAAACGTTGTACGCACTGTTGCACGACCGGCATCGCATCCGTCGCTGGCGCATTGGCGAGGAAGCGCCGCTGCGGGCACTCACCCGCGACCAGCTCATGGGCTTCTACCGCGCCTGGTATCGCCCTGACAACACGGTGTTGTGTGTGGTGGGCGATGTGCATGTCGACGACGTTCGCCGGGAGGTGCTGGCGCGGCACGGCACGCTCGCGCCGGGAACACCCGCGCGCGATCGTGGCCCGCGGGAAGCGGGATTGCCGGGGGTGCGGCGGCAGGAGTGGAGTGGTGATGTGACCCAGCAGCAGCTGGCTCTCGGGTGGCGCGCCCCCGCGCTCGATCACCCGGACACCCCGGCGCTGGACCTCGCGGGCATTGCGCTGGGTACCGGCCGGGCGTCGCGTCTCTACCGGGCCGTGCGTGAACAGCAACTCGCCAGCAGCGTGAGCGCCTGGCATTACACCGCGGGCGACGTGGGCGTGTTCGTGACGCACAGCGAGGGCGCCGCCAGTACCGCGCGTGACGCGATGCGCGCCACGTGGCGCGAAGTGCAGGCCGCCCGCCACGAAGGGTTCCGGCGCAGCGAGATCCTGCGCGCGCAGCGCATCCTGGAGGCGCGCTGGCTACGTCGACTCGAAAGCATGGATGGCCAGGCGCAGTATCTGGCGGGCTGGGAGGCCGACGGCGGTCTTGAGGTGGCGTCGCAGTACTACGACGCGCTGCTCTCCCTCGACGCCGCGGCGGTGCAGGCGGCCGCGCAGCGTCACCTCGATGCGGCGCAGGTATCGCTGGTGTCGTACCGTCCCGACGGCAGCGAGCCGCTCGTGCTCAGCGACGAGGCGCTGCAGGCGCTGCTCCACGAGGAGGCCGGGTTGGGGAGCGCCGTGATGCCGTCGTCGGGTGTGGCCACGCCCTCCGCGTCGCCGCGCGTGGTGGCGGCGCCGGCGGTGCATGTGGCGCTCACCGCCGAGAGGCAGGGTGACGTGCATGTGTACCGCACCACGCAGGGCGTTCCGGTGCTGGTGCTGCCGCGCGCGGGGGCGCCGCTGGTGCATGTGGGCGTCTTCCAGCGTGGGGGCGCCACGCTCAACGACGAGGCGCACGAAGGGCTGGCGCGTCTGGCGCTGCAGGCCTCGCTCAAAGGCACGCGGGTGCGCTCGGGGGCGCAGCTGGCCGAAGCCGCCGAGGAGCTGGGCAGCAGTATCGGGGTGAGCGCGTCACTCGAGAGTCTGGGGTGGAGCATGTCGGTGCCGGCGCGCCATCTCCCGGCCGCCACCGAGCTGCTGGGTGACGTGGTGCTGCACCCCACCTTCGCGGCCGACTCGATCGACACCGAGCGCACACTGGCGCTGGCCGAAGTGGCGCGACTGCGCGACGACATGCAGCGCTGGCCCACGCGGCTGGCCACGTTGGCCGCGTTCGACGGCCATGCGTACGCGCGCTCGGTGCTGGGGAATGACCACTCCCTGGCGGCGCTCACCGGCGAGATGGTGCGCGACTTCCATGCACGGCACGTGCAGCGTGGGGCCTCGGTGGTGGCAGTGGTGGGCGACGTGCAGCCCGACGATGTGGCCCAGCTGGTGCAGCGGCACCTGCGCCCGCTGCACGACGCGCCTGTCGCCGCGCTCCCCATGCACGTGTGGCCGGCCGCGCATGTGGTGCGCGCCGACACGCGCGCGCGCCAGCAGACGGCGCTCGCGCTGTTCTTCCCGGGTGCCTCGCGCGGTGACGTCGCGCGGTTTGCCGCGCGCGTGCTGGCGGCCATCGCGAGTGGGCTGGGGGGACGTTTCTTCGAGCAGCTGCGTGACAAGCAGTCGCTGGCGTACACGGTGCAGGCGTTTCCCCTGGAGCGCGTGGCGGGCGGCGCCTTCGGGGCGTACATCGCCACGAGCCCCGCGCGCGAAGAGGAGGCCCGCGCCGGCCTGCTGGCGGAGTTCGCGAAGTTCGTGGAGCAGCCCCCCACCGCCGACGAACTCGCGCGGGCACGGCGCTATCTGATTGGGACCCACGCCATTGCCCAGCAGTCGGGAGGCGCCGTGCTCTCCGAGCTGGTGGACGCGTGGATGTTCGGCGAAGGGCTGCACGAACGGCACGAAGTCACGGCACAGTTGGCCGCGGTCACCGCGCACGATGTGCAGGCGCTGGCGGCGCGGTACTTCGATCCGTCGCGACTGGCGGAGGGGATCGTGCGCGGGGGGTGA
- a CDS encoding tetratricopeptide repeat protein has protein sequence MTNPFLSSEEYDERAHALYNEARYDEALELLREGLTRYPQAVELHVGAGYARLAREEYAWARRSFEEALMHDPEHEDALAGLGEVLLKFGQVEAGLRAYDRTIELGYEDDVDLMLQIGRALFREGFVEHSLTFFERAVRNAEDSAEAVACIGYAQHRLGNDVEAMVALRRALVLDPKFAEARVYIANLLYDAGDLDAALLEFEQTTPEDHWDELGIWRLIELKKSVYKLKDSDGELKPWEARLVELAGEPDPIDELLAEVEQAAVEADTEDGHPSQDQLEALGSLLTGLVGQQQAGESPGEQGSGQANEPGAATTDVLMADNGTHRVIMRDGSAFEGSWEEIVQALRDARDAGRPLDEYMAMEARRFYGATGMRVASHAPEAFLRGSADAGMLRIVR, from the coding sequence ATGACCAACCCGTTCCTGAGTTCCGAGGAATACGACGAGCGCGCCCATGCCCTCTACAACGAGGCGCGGTACGACGAGGCGCTTGAGTTGCTGCGCGAGGGACTCACGCGGTACCCGCAGGCGGTGGAGTTGCACGTGGGCGCCGGCTACGCGCGCCTGGCGCGGGAAGAGTATGCCTGGGCGCGCCGCAGCTTCGAGGAGGCGCTCATGCACGACCCCGAACACGAAGACGCGCTGGCCGGCCTTGGCGAAGTGCTGCTCAAGTTCGGCCAGGTCGAGGCGGGGCTGCGTGCCTACGATCGCACCATCGAACTCGGCTATGAGGACGATGTGGACCTCATGCTGCAGATCGGCCGGGCCCTCTTTCGCGAGGGGTTCGTGGAGCACTCGCTGACCTTCTTCGAGCGCGCCGTGCGCAACGCCGAGGACTCGGCCGAGGCGGTCGCGTGCATCGGGTATGCGCAGCACCGGCTGGGGAACGATGTCGAAGCCATGGTGGCGCTGCGCCGCGCGCTCGTGCTCGATCCCAAGTTCGCGGAAGCGCGGGTGTACATCGCCAACCTGCTCTACGACGCCGGCGATCTCGACGCCGCGCTGCTGGAGTTCGAGCAGACGACACCCGAAGATCACTGGGACGAGCTCGGCATCTGGCGGCTCATCGAGCTCAAGAAGTCGGTGTACAAGCTCAAGGACTCCGACGGCGAGCTGAAGCCGTGGGAGGCCCGTCTGGTGGAGCTGGCAGGTGAACCCGACCCCATCGATGAACTGCTCGCCGAGGTGGAGCAGGCGGCCGTCGAGGCCGACACCGAAGACGGGCACCCATCGCAGGATCAACTGGAAGCGCTCGGCTCGCTGCTGACCGGCCTCGTCGGTCAGCAGCAGGCCGGGGAGTCTCCCGGCGAGCAGGGCAGTGGGCAGGCCAATGAACCGGGCGCGGCCACGACCGATGTGCTCATGGCCGACAATGGCACGCACCGCGTGATCATGCGCGACGGCAGCGCTTTCGAGGGCTCGTGGGAGGAGATCGTGCAGGCGCTGCGCGACGCGCGCGATGCTGGCCGCCCACTCGACGAATACATGGCCATGGAGGCACGCCGCTTCTATGGTGCCACCGGCATGCGCGTGGCGTCGCATGCACCCGAAGCGTTCCTCCGCGGCAGCGCCGACGCGGGCATGTTGCGCATCGTGCGCTGA
- a CDS encoding pseudouridine-5'-phosphate glycosidase: MSQRPLRLRSTDIITAALERGGAVVALESSVLAQGLMPPFNREAAARMMRAVEQTGATPAITAIVRGEPSLGLEAADLERFLARDGVRKVSARDLGIAMADGADGATTVAATLALCQRSNIELFATGGIGGVHRDAPFDESADLVELARSPVIVVCAGAKSILDLPATLERLETLGVPVVGYGTDELPGFFSVTTGLRLSARLDTPAAIARAWRAHRALGRTSAMLVVQPPPAEHALPEEVVAQATAQALAAAREAGVRGAAVTPFLLARIQQLTNGRSVHANLALLEHNARLAGEIAVAMQSDPSTSAGSPRAEP; encoded by the coding sequence GTGAGTCAACGCCCGCTGCGCCTCCGCAGTACCGACATCATCACGGCCGCGCTCGAGCGCGGAGGCGCGGTCGTCGCGCTCGAGAGTTCCGTGCTGGCGCAAGGGCTGATGCCGCCCTTCAACCGCGAGGCCGCGGCGCGCATGATGCGCGCCGTCGAGCAAACGGGAGCCACCCCCGCCATCACCGCCATCGTGCGTGGTGAACCGTCGCTGGGGCTCGAAGCAGCCGACCTCGAGCGGTTCCTCGCCCGCGACGGCGTGCGCAAGGTGTCGGCGCGCGACCTCGGCATCGCCATGGCTGACGGTGCCGATGGGGCGACCACCGTGGCGGCCACGCTGGCGCTGTGCCAGCGGTCCAACATCGAGCTCTTCGCCACCGGGGGTATTGGCGGCGTGCACCGAGACGCCCCCTTCGACGAATCGGCCGACCTCGTGGAGCTGGCCCGGAGCCCCGTCATCGTGGTGTGCGCGGGGGCCAAGTCCATTCTCGACCTGCCGGCCACGCTCGAGCGTCTGGAAACCCTCGGTGTCCCGGTGGTGGGTTACGGCACCGACGAGTTGCCCGGCTTCTTCTCGGTGACCACCGGCCTGCGGCTGTCGGCGCGCCTGGATACCCCGGCCGCCATTGCCCGCGCCTGGCGGGCGCACCGCGCGCTGGGGCGCACGAGCGCCATGCTCGTGGTGCAGCCCCCGCCAGCGGAGCATGCCCTCCCCGAGGAGGTGGTGGCGCAGGCCACGGCGCAGGCGCTCGCGGCAGCCCGGGAGGCCGGGGTGCGCGGCGCCGCCGTGACGCCCTTTCTGCTCGCCCGCATCCAGCAGCTCACCAACGGGCGCTCGGTGCATGCCAATCTGGCGCTCCTCGAGCACAACGCCCGGCTGGCCGGCGAGATTGCCGTGGCGATGCAGTCGGATCCCTCCACCTCCGCCGGTTCCCCCCGTGCGGAGCCGTAA
- a CDS encoding CusA/CzcA family heavy metal efflux RND transporter, giving the protein MKALIHFALRRRGAVVGFTLALMAAGLYALQHIPFDAFPDLTGTRVEVITTAPGMAPEEVERLVTYPIESSLMGVPGAQGVRSVSKFGLSLVIVPFPDNVDVYFARQLVQQRLTDAKGALPVGVEPALGPVSTPMGELYQYVLTSDSLSLTDLKTLHDYVVRPRLRTVPGVSEVNSWGGLTERVEVVVDPVRLAGYQHTVVDVHEALARNTLAFGGSYLEHGGERFTLRGLGRVENAAEVERVVIGSHRGAPVRVGDVATVQLGALPRNGAVTKGGEGEVVSGMVLKLKGADSRRVIADVRARMEEIKKALPAHVKVVPFYDQTDLVARTTNTIVKNLIEGGLLVIAVLFLFLRNVRAALIVASVIPISMLIAFVGMALFGYSANLMSLGALDFGLIVDASVVMVESFIRRMEGHRGLNRDGLFERAAVEVGRPILFGIAIIVAVYIPIFTLDGMEGRMFKPMAFTVVCAVLGSLFLALTYVPAVSSWALRGGHGEPAAWMRRLTESYRRVLGNVLRAPRPVLGVSAVLVVVAIYSLTRIGTEFMPKLDEGSILITTRRMPSVDLADATRLSLAAERIVQRFPEVITTVTKEGRPDLATEAMGLFEGDMYVILKPREKWTSASSTEELVTKFDSALRVVPGLEVAFTQPLAMRLDEAESGIKTDLGIKVVGPDLGQNEALAERIRRVVATVPGSADVAVEVAEGSGQVRMQIRREALAQYGLSVADVRDAIDMAMGSQKAAELIDGFRRVDIVVRMPEAYRSDAAAVGRLTIRAPGGELLPLTAVASVQSTTGPELIGHEDAQRRSLVLSNVRGRDLGSFAEEVRARVAREVPLPAGVFLEWGGQYENQQRAMGRLTVVVPLALLLIFGLLYLSFRSVSQAVLVLSNVPFALVGGIAALWLRGLNLSLSASIGFIALFGIAVLNGVVMVEHLNHLRHEGQGDGGEVPEPVDDRVERGASDRLRPVLMTALVASLGFVPMAISTTPGSEVQRPLASVVIGGLVTSTVLTLFVLPVLYAWLETRRGAARAARGHRQPAA; this is encoded by the coding sequence ATGAAAGCCCTCATTCACTTCGCGCTCCGGCGACGGGGCGCGGTCGTGGGTTTCACGCTCGCGCTCATGGCCGCGGGGTTGTACGCCTTGCAGCACATTCCCTTCGATGCCTTCCCCGACCTTACGGGCACGCGGGTGGAAGTCATCACCACCGCGCCGGGGATGGCACCGGAGGAGGTGGAGCGGCTGGTCACGTATCCCATCGAGTCGAGTCTCATGGGAGTGCCCGGCGCGCAGGGGGTGCGCTCGGTCTCGAAGTTCGGGCTGTCGCTCGTGATCGTGCCCTTCCCCGACAACGTCGACGTGTACTTCGCGCGCCAACTGGTGCAGCAGCGCCTCACCGACGCCAAGGGCGCGTTGCCGGTGGGGGTGGAACCGGCGCTGGGGCCCGTGTCCACCCCCATGGGCGAGCTGTACCAGTACGTGCTCACCAGCGACTCGCTGTCGCTCACCGACCTCAAGACGCTGCACGACTACGTCGTGCGCCCCCGCCTGCGCACGGTGCCCGGGGTGAGCGAGGTGAACTCGTGGGGCGGCCTCACGGAGCGCGTGGAAGTGGTGGTCGACCCGGTTCGCCTGGCCGGCTATCAGCACACCGTGGTGGATGTGCACGAGGCCCTCGCCCGCAACACGCTGGCGTTCGGCGGCAGTTATCTCGAGCATGGCGGCGAACGATTCACGCTGCGCGGCCTGGGGCGTGTGGAGAACGCCGCGGAGGTGGAGCGGGTGGTCATTGGCTCGCATCGCGGGGCACCGGTGCGTGTGGGTGACGTGGCCACGGTGCAGCTGGGCGCATTGCCCCGCAATGGCGCCGTGACCAAGGGCGGGGAGGGTGAGGTGGTGAGCGGCATGGTGCTCAAGCTCAAGGGCGCCGATTCCCGCCGCGTCATTGCCGACGTGCGCGCACGCATGGAGGAGATCAAGAAGGCGCTGCCGGCCCACGTGAAGGTCGTCCCCTTCTACGACCAGACCGACCTCGTGGCGCGCACCACCAACACGATCGTCAAGAATCTCATCGAGGGCGGGCTGCTCGTCATTGCGGTGCTCTTCCTGTTCCTGCGCAACGTGCGCGCGGCGCTCATCGTGGCGTCGGTCATTCCCATCTCCATGCTCATCGCCTTCGTGGGCATGGCGCTCTTCGGCTACAGCGCCAACCTCATGAGCCTGGGCGCGCTCGACTTCGGGCTCATCGTGGACGCGTCGGTGGTCATGGTGGAGAGTTTCATCCGGCGCATGGAAGGACACCGCGGCCTCAACCGCGACGGGCTGTTCGAACGTGCCGCCGTGGAGGTGGGACGCCCCATCCTGTTCGGCATCGCCATCATCGTGGCCGTGTACATCCCCATCTTCACGCTCGACGGCATGGAAGGGCGCATGTTCAAGCCCATGGCCTTCACTGTCGTGTGTGCCGTGCTGGGGTCGCTCTTCCTCGCGCTCACGTACGTGCCGGCGGTCTCCAGCTGGGCGCTGCGTGGCGGCCATGGGGAACCGGCGGCGTGGATGCGACGGCTCACCGAGAGCTATCGGCGGGTGCTGGGTAACGTGTTGCGTGCGCCGCGTCCGGTGCTGGGCGTTTCGGCGGTGCTGGTGGTGGTGGCGATCTACTCGCTCACCCGTATTGGCACCGAGTTCATGCCCAAACTGGACGAGGGCTCCATTCTCATCACCACCCGGCGCATGCCGAGCGTGGACCTCGCCGATGCGACGCGGCTGTCACTGGCCGCCGAGCGCATCGTGCAGCGGTTCCCCGAGGTGATCACGACGGTCACCAAGGAAGGGCGCCCCGACCTGGCCACGGAGGCCATGGGGCTCTTCGAAGGCGACATGTACGTCATTCTCAAGCCGCGCGAGAAGTGGACCAGCGCCTCGAGCACCGAGGAGCTGGTCACGAAGTTCGACTCGGCGCTGCGCGTGGTGCCGGGGCTCGAGGTGGCGTTCACGCAGCCCCTGGCCATGCGTCTCGATGAGGCGGAGAGCGGCATCAAGACCGATCTGGGGATCAAGGTGGTGGGCCCCGATCTTGGCCAGAACGAGGCATTGGCCGAGCGGATTCGGCGCGTGGTGGCCACGGTGCCGGGGAGTGCCGACGTGGCCGTGGAGGTGGCGGAGGGGAGCGGGCAGGTCCGCATGCAGATTCGCCGCGAAGCGCTGGCGCAGTACGGGCTGTCGGTGGCGGATGTGCGCGACGCCATCGACATGGCCATGGGCTCGCAGAAGGCGGCGGAGCTGATCGATGGCTTCCGGCGCGTGGACATCGTGGTGCGTATGCCGGAGGCGTATCGCAGTGATGCGGCCGCCGTGGGGCGGCTCACCATTCGTGCGCCCGGTGGAGAGCTGCTGCCGCTGACGGCGGTGGCCAGTGTGCAGAGCACCACGGGGCCTGAGCTCATTGGCCACGAAGATGCGCAGCGTCGCTCCCTCGTGCTGAGCAACGTGCGCGGGCGTGACCTGGGGAGCTTCGCGGAAGAGGTGCGCGCCCGCGTGGCGCGCGAGGTGCCGTTGCCGGCCGGGGTGTTTCTCGAGTGGGGCGGTCAGTACGAGAATCAGCAGCGGGCCATGGGGCGGCTGACCGTGGTCGTGCCGCTCGCGCTGCTGCTCATCTTCGGGTTGCTGTACCTGTCGTTCCGTTCGGTGTCGCAGGCCGTGCTGGTGCTCTCCAATGTGCCGTTCGCGCTGGTGGGCGGCATTGCGGCGCTGTGGCTGCGCGGACTCAATCTCAGCCTGTCGGCCAGCATCGGCTTCATCGCCCTCTTCGGCATTGCGGTGCTCAACGGCGTGGTAATGGTGGAACATCTCAACCACCTGCGTCACGAGGGGCAGGGCGATGGCGGGGAGGTTCCGGAACCGGTGGATGACCGCGTGGAGCGCGGGGCCTCCGACCGGCTGCGCCCGGTACTCATGACGGCGCTGGTGGCGAGCCTGGGGTTCGTGCCCATGGCCATCAGCACGACCCCGGGCAGTGAGGTGCAACGGCCGCTCGCGAGCGTGGTGATTGGCGGGCTCGTGACGAGCACGGTGCTCACGCTGTTCGTGCTGCCGGTGTTGTACGCATGGCTCGAGACGCGGCGTGGGGCTGCCCGGGCGGCGCGCGGCCACCGGCAACCGGCAGCATGA
- a CDS encoding CDP-alcohol phosphatidyltransferase family protein: MTRASNGTALVTLPNLVSTSRVVLGFGFLVTEAVMPRLALIAIASLTDFLDGWLARRTQASSRLGALVDPVADRFFALCVVIGFVASAQLSVWQAVALMFRDLMSIVGWFVARNVSWLRPITFKARLLGKAVTGLQLATFLVVLLWPAATDGMVWVVFGVGAAATIDYTLMLWRERVRR; this comes from the coding sequence ATGACACGCGCGTCGAATGGCACTGCACTCGTCACGTTGCCCAATCTCGTCTCCACCTCCCGGGTGGTGCTGGGGTTCGGGTTTCTCGTGACGGAGGCGGTCATGCCGCGGTTGGCGCTCATCGCCATCGCGTCGCTCACCGACTTTCTCGACGGGTGGCTCGCGCGACGTACCCAGGCGTCGTCGCGCCTCGGCGCACTGGTGGACCCGGTGGCCGACCGCTTCTTCGCGCTGTGCGTCGTGATTGGCTTCGTGGCCAGCGCGCAGCTGAGCGTGTGGCAGGCCGTGGCGCTCATGTTTCGCGACCTGATGTCCATCGTGGGCTGGTTCGTGGCCCGCAATGTCAGTTGGCTGCGCCCCATCACCTTCAAGGCGCGATTGCTGGGCAAGGCCGTCACCGGCCTGCAGTTGGCCACCTTTCTCGTGGTGCTTCTCTGGCCCGCCGCCACCGACGGCATGGTGTGGGTGGTCTTTGGCGTGGGGGCGGCCGCCACGATCGACTACACGCTCATGCTCTGGCGG
- a CDS encoding efflux RND transporter periplasmic adaptor subunit → MTMTAHFVLPSSATGRRALLAGTALLAACSGAADGGGDGATALAGNAPPAMDTATLSADAVQIAGFTIDTARTVPWRAAVTVPGRLELDPSSLETIGSITEGRITHVTVRVGDRVAAGQALVMVHSHEIMDARSTLKASLARVTAMEAERDLAISAAERAQRLFDNKAMSRAELERAVVNRRVAESHYTEALAERDRATALVEHLAGTGPLPAGADEHDVIVRTPIAGVVTGREAQPGTVVLPGTPLLTVGSPDRLQLEMHLPEQQAVGIEVGASVRYALTDRPDQRYDAVVMRVAPTVDTLSRTVQVIARLTGRPAGRAETFVQADISGRGTTPALVIPDGALQTIDGDTVVFVAGQRGAGMHVRATPVRIGRRSSERVEVLAGLQEGAIVVVRGVAIAKAELLKRRSAGGE, encoded by the coding sequence ATGACCATGACCGCCCACTTCGTCCTCCCGTCGTCTGCCACCGGACGACGCGCCCTGCTGGCCGGCACCGCGTTGCTCGCGGCGTGCAGCGGGGCAGCCGATGGCGGCGGTGACGGCGCCACGGCGTTGGCCGGGAATGCGCCGCCGGCCATGGATACGGCCACCCTGTCGGCCGACGCCGTGCAAATCGCCGGCTTCACCATCGACACCGCGCGCACCGTGCCGTGGCGCGCCGCGGTAACCGTACCTGGGCGGCTGGAGCTGGATCCAAGTAGCCTCGAGACCATCGGCTCCATCACCGAGGGGCGCATTACGCACGTGACGGTGCGTGTGGGCGACCGCGTGGCCGCGGGGCAGGCGCTCGTCATGGTGCACAGTCACGAGATCATGGACGCCCGCAGCACCCTCAAGGCCAGTCTGGCGCGGGTCACGGCCATGGAGGCCGAGCGCGATCTGGCCATCTCGGCGGCGGAGCGTGCGCAGCGCCTCTTCGACAACAAGGCCATGTCACGCGCGGAACTCGAGCGTGCCGTCGTCAACCGGCGGGTGGCGGAATCCCACTACACCGAGGCGCTGGCCGAGCGCGACCGCGCCACGGCGCTTGTGGAGCACCTGGCGGGCACGGGGCCGCTGCCGGCAGGCGCCGACGAGCACGACGTCATCGTTCGCACGCCCATTGCCGGCGTGGTGACCGGCCGCGAAGCGCAGCCGGGCACGGTGGTGCTCCCCGGCACCCCGCTGCTCACGGTGGGCAGCCCGGATCGGCTGCAGCTGGAGATGCATCTCCCCGAGCAGCAGGCGGTGGGGATCGAGGTGGGGGCCAGCGTGCGCTACGCCCTCACCGACCGCCCGGACCAGCGCTACGACGCGGTGGTCATGCGCGTGGCGCCCACGGTGGACACGCTCAGTCGCACCGTGCAGGTCATCGCCCGGCTCACCGGACGCCCGGCAGGGCGCGCGGAAACGTTCGTGCAGGCGGACATCAGCGGCCGCGGCACCACGCCGGCGCTGGTCATTCCCGATGGCGCGCTGCAGACGATCGACGGCGACACCGTGGTGTTCGTGGCCGGGCAGCGGGGGGCGGGCATGCACGTGCGCGCGACGCCGGTGCGTATCGGTCGGCGCTCGTCGGAGCGGGTGGAAGTGCTGGCGGGGCTGCAGGAGGGGGCCATCGTGGTGGTACGCGGCGTGGCGATTGCCAAGGCGGAACTGCTGAAGCGTCGCAGCGCTGGCGGGGAGTAG